A genomic segment from Gammaproteobacteria bacterium encodes:
- a CDS encoding DUF1778 domain-containing protein, whose translation MHSLTALSKLEEAITRQVDLSGDDAAVAAAAEVMLGMLDATVRQIVIDLAQQAATEVSAQLPDHEIDVVMSDGEPELRVRASDAGEVAAGSCEARLTLRLPDKVKELIETAAADTGDSVNSWVVKTLSSRAQVRRSGKRISGTVEL comes from the coding sequence ATGCATAGTCTTACTGCTCTCTCCAAGCTCGAAGAAGCCATCACGCGCCAGGTCGATCTTTCCGGTGACGATGCTGCGGTGGCCGCGGCAGCCGAGGTCATGCTCGGAATGCTGGACGCGACCGTGCGCCAGATTGTCATCGATCTCGCCCAGCAGGCGGCGACCGAGGTCTCGGCCCAGCTTCCCGACCACGAGATCGACGTCGTGATGTCCGACGGCGAACCGGAGCTTCGTGTGCGAGCTTCCGACGCAGGCGAGGTTGCCGCCGGGTCGTGCGAGGCACGGCTCACACTGCGCCTTCCCGACAAGGTCAAGGAACTGATCGAAACCGCCGCGGCCGACACGGGAGATTCGGTGAACTCCTGGGTTGTGAAGACCCTGTCGTCGAGGGCACAAGTACGCCGCAGCGGCAAGCGGATCTCAGGGACGGTGGAGCTGTGA